One segment of Marvinbryantia formatexigens DSM 14469 DNA contains the following:
- the rplR gene encoding 50S ribosomal protein L18, with protein MVRKESRTKVRVKKHRRLRNRFAGTAERPRLAVFRSNNHMYAQIIDDSVGNTLVSASTLQKEVKAELEKTNNVDAAAYLGKVIAERALEKGIKTVVFDRGGFIYQGKIQALADAAREAGLEF; from the coding sequence ATGGTTAGAAAAGAATCCAGAACTAAAGTTCGTGTAAAAAAACACAGAAGACTTCGTAATCGTTTTGCAGGAACTGCAGAAAGACCGCGTCTGGCAGTGTTTAGAAGTAATAATCATATGTATGCTCAAATTATTGACGATTCAGTCGGAAACACTCTTGTATCTGCGAGCACGCTTCAGAAAGAAGTAAAGGCAGAGCTGGAGAAGACCAACAACGTTGATGCAGCAGCATACCTGGGAAAAGTAATTGCCGAGAGAGCTCTTGAAAAAGGTATTAAGACCGTTGTCTTTGACAGAGGCGGCTTCATATATCAGGGCAAAATTCAGGCATTAGCAGATGCAGCAAGAGAAGCTGGTCTGGAATTTTAG
- a CDS encoding type Z 30S ribosomal protein S14 produces MAKTAMKVKQQRKQKFSTREYNRCRICGRPHAYLRKYGICRICFRELAYKGQIPGVKKASW; encoded by the coding sequence ATGGCTAAAACAGCAATGAAGGTAAAACAGCAGCGCAAACAGAAATTCTCTACAAGAGAGTACAACCGCTGCAGAATCTGTGGCCGCCCGCATGCATATCTGAGAAAATACGGAATCTGCAGAATCTGCTTCCGTGAGCTGGCATACAAAGGTCAGATTCCTGGCGTGAAAAAAGCCAGCTGGTAG
- the rplP gene encoding 50S ribosomal protein L16, which produces MLMPKRVKRRKQFRGSMRGKALRGNTISNGEYGLVAIEPCWIKSNQIEAARVAMTRYIKRGGKVWIKIFPDKPVTAKPAETRMGSGKGTLEYWVAVVKPGRVMFEIAGVPEEVAREALRLAMHKLPCKCKIVSRADLEGGDNSEN; this is translated from the coding sequence ATGTTAATGCCAAAGAGAGTAAAAAGACGTAAACAGTTCCGTGGAAGCATGAGAGGTAAAGCATTAAGAGGCAATACCATTTCCAACGGTGAATACGGTCTTGTTGCAATAGAACCGTGCTGGATCAAGTCCAATCAGATTGAGGCAGCCCGTGTTGCCATGACACGTTACATCAAGCGTGGCGGTAAAGTCTGGATCAAAATTTTCCCGGACAAACCGGTAACGGCAAAACCGGCAGAAACCCGTATGGGTTCCGGTAAAGGAACACTGGAGTACTGGGTTGCAGTTGTAAAACCGGGACGCGTTATGTTTGAGATCGCAGGCGTACCGGAGGAGGTTGCCCGTGAAGCATTGCGTCTCGCTATGCATAAGTTACCCTGTAAATGTAAAATCGTTTCTCGTGCGGATTTAGAAGGCGGTGATAACAGTGAAAATTAA
- the rpsS gene encoding 30S ribosomal protein S19 produces the protein MARSLKKGPFADKSLLKKVDAMNAAGSKQVIKTWSRRSTIFPQMVGHTIAVHDGRRHVPVYITEDMVGHKLGEFVATRTYRGHGKDEKKSR, from the coding sequence ATGGCTCGCTCACTGAAAAAAGGACCATTTGCAGATAAAAGCTTACTGAAAAAAGTAGATGCTATGAATGCGGCAGGCAGCAAACAGGTCATCAAGACCTGGTCCCGCCGGTCTACGATTTTCCCGCAGATGGTTGGACATACCATTGCGGTTCATGATGGAAGAAGACATGTTCCGGTATATATCACGGAGGATATGGTAGGACACAAGCTCGGAGAGTTCGTTGCTACCAGAACCTACAGAGGACATGGTAAAGACGAGAAAAAATCCCGCTAG
- the secY gene encoding preprotein translocase subunit SecY, which produces MLETLRNMFRVKDIRKRLLYTFGMLVVIRLGSQLPVPGVNREYISQFFAQQTDGAFNFFSAFTGGSFERMSIFALNITPYITSSIIMQLLTIAIPQLEEMHKDGEEGRKKITAITRYVTVALALIEATAMTVAFGRNGMIPDMNILKGITVVAAWTAGSAFLMWVGERITEKGVGNGISIVLVINILSRIPSDIGTLYETFIQGKSLARGALAAVIILAVIAITIVFVIILSDAVRRIPVQYAKKMQGRKMMGGQSTYIPLKVNTAGVIPVIFAQSLFSMPSMIASVLGVSTDGVGGQIIAALNQNNWFNPDQPVYSLGLILYIALIIAFAYFYTSITFNPIEVADNMKKQGGFIPGIRPGKPTSDYLNKILNYIVFIGAVGLTIVVLIPIFFNGVFKAYVSFGGTSIIIIVGVILETIKQIESQMVVRNYKGFLSE; this is translated from the coding sequence ATGTTAGAAACACTTCGTAACATGTTTCGGGTGAAGGACATCCGTAAACGTCTGTTATATACGTTTGGTATGCTGGTAGTCATCCGGCTCGGTTCACAGCTTCCGGTGCCGGGTGTAAACCGTGAGTATATCTCACAGTTTTTCGCACAGCAGACTGATGGTGCCTTTAATTTCTTCAGTGCTTTCACGGGCGGCTCCTTTGAGCGTATGTCTATTTTTGCGCTGAATATCACACCGTACATTACATCGTCAATTATCATGCAGCTTTTGACGATAGCAATTCCCCAGCTTGAGGAAATGCATAAGGACGGAGAAGAAGGAAGAAAGAAAATCACGGCGATTACCCGCTATGTTACGGTAGCCCTGGCATTAATCGAAGCTACTGCAATGACGGTTGCTTTCGGCAGAAACGGCATGATTCCCGATATGAATATTCTGAAGGGAATCACCGTAGTCGCTGCCTGGACAGCCGGTTCCGCATTCCTGATGTGGGTTGGTGAGCGGATTACGGAAAAAGGTGTTGGAAATGGTATTTCCATCGTCCTCGTGATTAACATTCTTTCACGTATACCGAGCGATATCGGTACACTTTACGAAACCTTCATACAGGGTAAATCACTTGCGCGCGGCGCGCTGGCTGCAGTGATTATTCTGGCGGTTATCGCAATTACCATCGTCTTTGTTATCATACTGAGCGATGCGGTGAGACGTATCCCGGTACAGTACGCAAAGAAGATGCAGGGAAGAAAGATGATGGGCGGACAGTCCACCTACATTCCTCTGAAAGTAAATACAGCCGGCGTTATCCCGGTTATCTTTGCACAGTCACTGTTCAGTATGCCGAGCATGATTGCATCCGTACTGGGCGTGTCCACAGACGGTGTCGGCGGTCAGATTATCGCGGCTCTGAACCAGAACAACTGGTTTAATCCGGACCAGCCGGTGTATTCCCTCGGACTGATTCTTTACATTGCGTTGATTATCGCTTTTGCTTATTTCTACACCTCCATCACCTTCAATCCGATTGAGGTGGCGGACAATATGAAAAAGCAGGGTGGTTTCATTCCGGGCATCCGTCCGGGTAAGCCGACCAGCGATTATCTGAATAAGATTCTGAATTACATCGTATTCATCGGTGCAGTTGGTTTGACGATCGTCGTACTGATTCCGATTTTCTTCAACGGTGTGTTCAAGGCTTATGTATCCTTCGGCGGAACATCTATCATCATTATCGTAGGTGTTATCCTTGAAACGATTAAACAGATTGAATCGCAGATGGTGGTCCGCAATTACAAAGGCTTTTTAAGCGAATAG
- the rplB gene encoding 50S ribosomal protein L2, whose amino-acid sequence MGIKTYRPYTPSRRHMTGSDFSEITKFEPEKKLLVSLKKNSGRNNQGKITVRHRGGGSRRKYRIIDFKRNKKDGIPAYVAGIEYDPNRTANIALIVYADGEKSYILAPQGLKDGMKVMSGPEAEIRIGNCLPLSEIPVGTMIHNIELYPGKGGQLVRSAGNSAQLMAKEGKYATLRLPSGEMRMVPIICRATIGVVGNADHNLINIGKAGRKRHMGIRPTVRGSVMNPNDHPHGGGEGKTGIGRPGPCTPWGKPALGLKTRKKKKASNKLIVRRRDGKAIN is encoded by the coding sequence ATGGGAATTAAAACCTACAGACCATATACACCGTCGAGAAGACATATGACTGGTTCTGATTTCTCTGAGATTACAAAATTTGAGCCGGAGAAGAAGCTTCTTGTTTCCCTTAAGAAGAATTCCGGACGTAATAACCAGGGTAAAATCACAGTGAGACACCGCGGAGGCGGTTCCAGAAGAAAATACAGAATTATCGATTTCAAGAGAAACAAAAAGGACGGAATCCCGGCTTACGTTGCCGGAATCGAGTACGATCCGAACAGAACGGCAAACATTGCGCTGATTGTTTACGCGGATGGCGAAAAGTCCTACATCCTTGCACCGCAGGGACTGAAGGATGGCATGAAGGTTATGAGCGGTCCGGAAGCGGAAATAAGAATTGGAAACTGTCTGCCGCTTTCAGAAATTCCGGTTGGTACAATGATTCACAACATCGAGCTGTATCCGGGTAAGGGCGGTCAGCTTGTAAGAAGCGCAGGAAACAGCGCGCAGCTTATGGCTAAAGAAGGAAAATATGCGACCCTCCGTCTTCCGTCCGGTGAGATGAGAATGGTTCCGATTATCTGCAGAGCAACCATCGGTGTTGTTGGAAATGCAGACCACAACCTGATTAATATCGGTAAAGCAGGAAGAAAACGTCACATGGGTATCCGCCCGACAGTACGCGGTTCCGTTATGAACCCGAATGACCATCCGCATGGTGGTGGTGAAGGTAAGACTGGTATCGGACGTCCGGGTCCGTGCACTCCGTGGGGCAAACCGGCACTCGGTCTGAAGACGAGAAAGAAAAAGAAAGCGTCTAACAAACTGATTGTAAGAAGAAGAGACGGTAAAGCAATCAACTAA
- the rpsH gene encoding 30S ribosomal protein S8, with protein MTMSDPIADMLTRIRNANTAKHDTVDVPSSKMKLAIANILLDEGYISKYDIVEEGGFPIIRITLKYGADKNEKIITGLKRISKPGLRVYAGKNEIPRVLGGLGVAILSTNQGVITDKEARKLQVGGEVLAFVW; from the coding sequence ATGACTATGAGCGATCCGATTGCAGATATGCTTACAAGAATCCGTAATGCGAACACTGCAAAGCATGATACAGTAGACGTACCGTCATCCAAGATGAAGCTTGCAATCGCAAACATTCTCTTAGATGAAGGATATATCAGCAAATATGATATCGTAGAAGAGGGTGGTTTCCCAATCATCCGCATCACGCTGAAATACGGCGCAGACAAGAACGAAAAAATTATTACAGGACTTAAGAGAATTTCCAAACCGGGTCTTCGCGTTTACGCAGGCAAGAACGAAATCCCGCGTGTACTTGGCGGACTTGGCGTGGCGATTCTTTCCACAAACCAGGGTGTAATCACAGACAAAGAAGCGCGCAAACTCCAGGTGGGTGGCGAAGTGCTTGCATTTGTTTGGTGA
- the rplF gene encoding 50S ribosomal protein L6, with product MSRIGRMPVAIPAGVTVEVAEGNKVTVKGSKGTLVRVLPTEMDIKVEDGHVLVSRPNDLKKMKSLHGLTRTLIHNMVVGVSEGYTKVLEVNGVGYKAAKQGKKLTLSLGYSHPVEMIDPEGLETVVEGNKITVKGIDKEKVGQYAAEIREKRAPEPYKGKGIKYADEVIRRKVGKTGKK from the coding sequence ATGTCACGTATCGGTAGAATGCCGGTTGCGATTCCGGCAGGCGTTACGGTAGAGGTTGCAGAGGGCAACAAGGTTACCGTAAAGGGCAGCAAGGGTACTCTGGTAAGAGTGCTCCCGACAGAAATGGATATTAAAGTAGAAGACGGTCATGTACTCGTTTCAAGACCGAATGACTTAAAGAAAATGAAATCCCTTCATGGTCTTACAAGAACCTTGATCCACAACATGGTGGTTGGCGTAAGCGAGGGCTACACCAAGGTTCTGGAAGTAAACGGTGTAGGTTACAAGGCAGCAAAGCAGGGCAAGAAACTGACATTGAGTCTGGGTTACTCTCATCCGGTTGAGATGATAGACCCGGAGGGGCTGGAAACTGTAGTGGAAGGAAACAAAATTACAGTAAAAGGCATTGACAAAGAAAAAGTTGGCCAGTACGCAGCGGAAATCAGAGAAAAGAGAGCTCCGGAACCTTACAAGGGCAAGGGTATTAAGTATGCTGATGAAGTTATCAGACGTAAAGTTGGTAAGACTGGTAAGAAATAA
- the rplC gene encoding 50S ribosomal protein L3: MKKAILATKVGMTQIFNDDGVLTPVTVLQAGPCVVTQIKTVENDGYSAVQVGYVDKREKLVNKPLKGHFDKAGVSYKRYLREFKLDNAEEYQVAQEIKADIFAAGDKIDATAISKGKGFQGAIKRHGLHRGPMAHGSKYHRHAGSNGACSDPSKVFRGKKMAGHMGHKRVTIQNLEVVRVDAENNLLLVKGAVPGPKKSLVSIKETVKAGK; encoded by the coding sequence ATGAAGAAAGCAATTTTAGCAACAAAAGTCGGAATGACTCAAATCTTCAACGACGACGGAGTGCTCACTCCGGTAACGGTTCTTCAGGCTGGTCCGTGCGTGGTTACGCAGATAAAGACCGTGGAGAATGACGGTTACAGCGCAGTGCAGGTCGGCTATGTTGACAAGAGAGAAAAGCTTGTGAATAAGCCGCTGAAAGGGCATTTCGACAAAGCGGGTGTTTCTTACAAGAGATATCTGAGAGAATTTAAGCTTGACAATGCAGAAGAGTACCAGGTAGCACAGGAAATCAAAGCGGACATTTTTGCAGCGGGCGACAAGATCGACGCTACAGCAATCTCCAAAGGAAAAGGCTTCCAGGGTGCTATCAAGAGACACGGTCTCCACAGAGGACCGATGGCTCATGGTTCCAAATATCACCGTCATGCGGGTTCCAACGGCGCCTGCTCCGATCCGAGCAAGGTATTCAGAGGCAAAAAGATGGCGGGTCACATGGGACATAAGCGCGTAACCATCCAGAATCTTGAAGTGGTAAGAGTAGATGCGGAAAACAATCTGCTTCTTGTAAAGGGCGCTGTACCGGGACCGAAGAAATCTTTGGTATCAATTAAGGAGACAGTAAAAGCCGGTAAATAA
- the rplE gene encoding 50S ribosomal protein L5, producing the protein MSRLRDTYQNEIVDAMIKKFGYKNIMEVPKLDKVVINMGVGEAKENAKLLESAVKDLETITGQKAVLTKAKKSVANFKIREGMAIGCKVTLRGERMYEFVDRLINLALPRVRDFRGVNPNAFDGRGNYALGIKEQLIFPEIEYDKIDKVRGMDVIFVTTAQTDEEARELLTQFNMPFAKA; encoded by the coding sequence TTGAGTAGACTCAGAGATACTTACCAGAACGAGATCGTAGATGCTATGATCAAAAAGTTCGGATATAAGAATATCATGGAAGTTCCGAAGCTTGACAAGGTTGTTATCAACATGGGCGTTGGCGAAGCAAAAGAAAACGCGAAGCTGCTCGAATCAGCCGTAAAGGATTTGGAAACCATCACAGGACAGAAAGCAGTCCTCACAAAAGCAAAGAAATCCGTGGCAAACTTTAAAATCAGAGAAGGTATGGCAATCGGATGCAAGGTTACTCTCCGCGGCGAGAGAATGTATGAGTTCGTAGACCGTCTCATCAACCTGGCGCTTCCGCGAGTGCGTGACTTCCGTGGTGTAAACCCGAACGCATTCGACGGCAGAGGAAACTATGCTCTTGGTATTAAAGAACAGTTGATTTTCCCGGAAATCGAGTATGACAAAATCGACAAAGTCAGAGGTATGGACGTTATTTTTGTAACGACAGCACAGACTGATGAAGAAGCCCGCGAGCTGCTTACACAGTTCAACATGCCATTTGCAAAGGCTTAA
- the rplD gene encoding 50S ribosomal protein L4, protein MANVSVYNMEGKEVGTMELSDAVFGVEINEHLVHMAVLSQLANNRQGTQKAKTRSEVSGGGRKPWRQKGTGHARQGSTRAPQWKGGGVVFAPVPRDYSFKMNKKEKRAALKSALTSRVQENKLVVLDELKLDAIKTKSMVNVLKNVNAEKALVVLNENDENVVMSARNIAGVKTALTNTINVYDILKYNTLVMTKAAAEAIEEVYA, encoded by the coding sequence ATGGCAAACGTATCTGTTTACAATATGGAAGGCAAAGAAGTTGGCACGATGGAGCTCAGTGATGCCGTGTTCGGTGTGGAAATCAACGAACATCTGGTACACATGGCAGTGCTCAGCCAGCTTGCAAATAATCGTCAGGGAACACAGAAAGCGAAAACCCGTTCCGAAGTTTCCGGCGGCGGCAGAAAACCGTGGAGACAGAAAGGAACCGGTCATGCAAGACAGGGTTCAACAAGAGCACCGCAGTGGAAGGGCGGCGGAGTTGTATTCGCTCCGGTTCCCAGAGACTATTCTTTCAAGATGAACAAGAAAGAAAAGAGAGCGGCTCTGAAGTCTGCACTTACATCCAGAGTACAGGAAAACAAGCTGGTAGTGCTTGATGAGTTGAAGCTGGATGCAATCAAGACAAAGAGTATGGTAAATGTTCTGAAAAATGTAAACGCAGAAAAAGCGCTGGTTGTTTTGAACGAGAACGATGAGAACGTGGTAATGTCTGCAAGAAATATCGCAGGCGTAAAGACCGCGCTGACAAATACCATTAATGTATACGACATTCTGAAGTATAACACGCTGGTTATGACGAAAGCAGCCGCAGAGGCGATTGAGGAGGTGTACGCATAA
- the rplV gene encoding 50S ribosomal protein L22: MARGHRSQIKRERNAQKDTRPSAKLSYARVSVQKACFVLDAIRGKDVQTALGIVTYNPRYASTLIKKLLESAIANAENNNGMSRENLYVEECYANKGPTMKRIRPRAQGRAYRIEKRMSHITVVLNER; this comes from the coding sequence ATGGCAAGAGGACACAGATCCCAGATTAAGAGAGAAAGAAATGCTCAGAAGGACACAAGACCGTCCGCAAAGTTATCTTATGCGAGAGTTTCTGTCCAGAAAGCATGCTTTGTTTTAGATGCCATCAGAGGCAAAGACGTGCAGACGGCACTCGGAATCGTAACCTACAATCCGAGATATGCGTCTACACTGATTAAAAAACTTTTGGAGTCGGCGATTGCGAATGCGGAAAACAACAACGGCATGAGCAGAGAAAATCTGTATGTTGAGGAGTGCTACGCAAACAAAGGACCGACAATGAAGAGAATCAGACCGAGGGCACAGGGTAGAGCTTATCGTATCGAGAAGAGAATGAGCCACATCACCGTTGTGCTGAATGAGAGATAG
- the rpmC gene encoding 50S ribosomal protein L29: protein MKINKYVEDLRNKSAAELNEELVAAKKELFNLRFQNATNQLDNTSRIKEVRRNIARIQTVITEQANA from the coding sequence GTGAAAATTAATAAGTATGTAGAAGATTTAAGAAACAAATCAGCTGCAGAATTAAATGAAGAATTAGTAGCTGCTAAAAAGGAACTTTTCAATTTAAGATTCCAGAACGCAACCAATCAGTTAGATAACACAAGCAGAATCAAAGAGGTTCGCAGAAACATTGCCAGAATCCAGACTGTTATCACTGAGCAGGCGAATGCGTAA
- the rpsC gene encoding 30S ribosomal protein S3, with amino-acid sequence MGQKVNPHGLRVGVIKDWDSKWYAESEFADYLVEDNKIRTYLKKKLYSAGVSRIEIERASGRVKVIIYTAKPGVVIGKGGSEIEKVKAEVQKLTKEKLLVDIKEVKRPDRDAQLVAENIAQQLENRVSFRRAMKSTMGRTMKTGAKGIKAAVSGRLGGADIARTEFYSEGTIPLQTLRADIDYGFAEADTTYGKLGVKVWIYNGEILPTKTAKE; translated from the coding sequence ATGGGACAGAAAGTTAATCCGCACGGACTTAGAGTCGGCGTAATTAAGGACTGGGATTCCAAATGGTATGCAGAGTCTGAATTTGCTGATTACCTTGTTGAAGATAACAAAATCAGAACATACCTGAAGAAAAAATTATACAGTGCCGGTGTTTCAAGAATTGAAATTGAGAGAGCATCCGGCAGAGTGAAAGTGATTATCTATACTGCAAAACCGGGCGTAGTAATCGGCAAGGGCGGTTCTGAGATTGAAAAAGTAAAAGCAGAAGTGCAGAAGCTGACAAAAGAAAAACTTCTGGTAGATATCAAAGAAGTGAAGAGACCGGACAGAGATGCGCAGCTCGTTGCGGAAAATATCGCACAGCAGCTGGAAAACCGTGTATCCTTCCGTCGCGCTATGAAGTCTACGATGGGCAGAACCATGAAGACTGGCGCAAAGGGTATCAAGGCAGCAGTTTCCGGACGTCTGGGCGGCGCGGATATCGCACGTACCGAGTTCTACAGCGAGGGAACGATTCCTCTTCAGACACTGCGCGCAGATATTGACTATGGATTCGCAGAGGCAGATACCACATACGGCAAGCTTGGCGTAAAAGTATGGATCTATAACGGCGAAATCCTTCCCACAAAAACAGCAAAGGAATAA
- the rpsE gene encoding 30S ribosomal protein S5 — MKREIIDANSLELNEKVVSIKRVTKVVKGGKNMKFTALVVVGDGNGHVGAGLGKAKEIPEAIRKGKEDAAKNLINVALDDNASIPHDFEGKFGGSHVVLKRAPEGTGVIAGGPARNVLEMAGIRNIRTKSLGSRNKQNVVLATLEGLKQLKSPEEVARLRGKAVEEVRA, encoded by the coding sequence ATGAAACGTGAAATTATTGATGCTAATTCGTTAGAATTAAATGAAAAAGTAGTGTCTATTAAGCGTGTTACCAAGGTTGTTAAGGGCGGTAAGAACATGAAGTTCACAGCTCTTGTAGTTGTAGGCGATGGAAATGGCCATGTTGGTGCAGGTTTAGGAAAGGCAAAAGAAATTCCGGAAGCAATCCGCAAGGGAAAAGAAGACGCTGCTAAAAATCTGATTAATGTTGCGCTGGATGACAATGCAAGTATCCCGCATGATTTTGAAGGAAAATTCGGCGGCTCCCACGTAGTTCTTAAGAGAGCTCCGGAAGGTACCGGTGTTATCGCAGGCGGTCCGGCACGTAACGTACTGGAAATGGCAGGCATCCGCAATATCCGTACAAAATCCCTCGGCTCCAGAAACAAGCAGAACGTTGTTCTTGCTACACTGGAAGGCTTAAAACAGCTCAAATCCCCGGAGGAAGTTGCGAGACTGCGCGGAAAAGCGGTAGAAGAAGTACGCGCATAG
- the rplX gene encoding 50S ribosomal protein L24 — MSSLKIKKGDTVKVIAGKDKDKEGKVLAVDAKNNKVLVEGVNMVVKHTKPSAANQQGGIVNKEAYIHISNVMLLVGGKATRVGFRMDGDKKVRVAKATGEVIDK; from the coding sequence ATGTCATCGTTAAAAATCAAAAAGGGCGATACTGTTAAGGTAATCGCAGGTAAAGATAAAGACAAAGAAGGCAAGGTTCTTGCGGTTGACGCAAAGAACAACAAAGTCCTGGTTGAAGGTGTGAACATGGTTGTAAAGCACACAAAACCTTCTGCAGCAAACCAGCAGGGCGGCATTGTGAACAAAGAAGCTTACATTCATATCTCCAACGTAATGCTGCTGGTTGGCGGCAAGGCAACAAGAGTTGGCTTCAGAATGGATGGCGACAAGAAGGTCCGCGTGGCTAAGGCTACCGGCGAAGTAATTGATAAATAA
- the rplO gene encoding 50S ribosomal protein L15, giving the protein MDLSNLKPAEGSRQSGNFRRGRGHGSGNGKTAGKGHKGQKARSGAPRPGFEGGQMPLYRRIPKRGFTNRNTKDIEAINVSALERFDNDTEVTIETLIEAGVIKSAKDGVKVLGNGELTKKLNVKVNAFSESAKAKIEALGGKAEVI; this is encoded by the coding sequence ATGGATTTATCAAACTTAAAACCGGCAGAGGGTTCCAGACAGAGCGGTAACTTCAGAAGAGGCCGTGGACACGGTTCAGGAAACGGAAAAACAGCCGGCAAAGGACATAAAGGTCAGAAGGCCCGTTCCGGCGCTCCGAGACCGGGATTTGAAGGCGGTCAGATGCCGTTATACAGACGTATTCCGAAGAGAGGCTTCACAAACAGAAATACAAAGGACATCGAAGCAATCAACGTGAGTGCGCTGGAGAGATTTGATAACGATACCGAAGTAACGATCGAAACTCTGATTGAAGCAGGCGTTATCAAGAGTGCAAAAGACGGCGTAAAGGTACTTGGAAACGGGGAACTTACTAAGAAGCTTAACGTTAAGGTAAATGCTTTCAGTGAAAGCGCAAAGGCGAAGATAGAAGCACTTGGTGGAAAAGCAGAGGTGATCTGA
- the rplW gene encoding 50S ribosomal protein L23, whose product MAAIQYYDVILKPIVTEKSMNAMSEKKYTFQVHTEATKNQIKEAVEKMFEGTKVKSVNTMNLDGKKRRRGMTVGRTAKSKKAIVTLTEDSKDIEIFEGL is encoded by the coding sequence ATGGCAGCTATTCAGTATTATGACGTAATTCTGAAACCTATCGTGACAGAAAAAAGCATGAACGCGATGAGCGAAAAGAAATATACTTTCCAGGTACACACCGAAGCAACCAAGAACCAGATTAAGGAAGCTGTTGAAAAAATGTTCGAAGGAACAAAAGTAAAGAGCGTAAATACCATGAATCTGGACGGTAAGAAGAGACGCCGTGGTATGACAGTCGGCAGAACGGCGAAGAGCAAAAAAGCAATCGTCACCCTCACAGAAGATTCCAAGGATATTGAGATCTTCGAAGGGTTATAA
- the rpmD gene encoding 50S ribosomal protein L30, with protein MADKVRVTLVKSTIGAIPKHRATVAALGLRKLNKSVELPNNAATQGMVKQVQHLVKVEEI; from the coding sequence ATGGCAGATAAAGTAAGAGTAACCTTAGTAAAATCTACAATCGGTGCAATCCCGAAACATCGTGCAACAGTAGCAGCGCTGGGTCTCAGGAAACTGAACAAATCTGTTGAGCTTCCGAACAACGCGGCTACACAGGGTATGGTAAAGCAGGTACAGCATCTGGTAAAAGTAGAAGAAATCTAA
- the rplN gene encoding 50S ribosomal protein L14, whose protein sequence is MIQQESRLRVADNTGAKELLCIRVMGGSTRRYASIGDIIVATVKDATPGGVVKKGDVVKAVVVRTVNKTRRKDGSYIRFDENAAVIIKDDKNPRGTRIFGPVARELRDKQFMKIVSLAPEVL, encoded by the coding sequence ATGATTCAGCAGGAAAGCAGACTGAGAGTTGCTGATAACACTGGTGCCAAAGAGCTGCTTTGCATCAGAGTTATGGGCGGTTCTACAAGAAGATATGCAAGTATTGGAGATATTATCGTTGCTACGGTCAAAGATGCAACACCAGGCGGCGTTGTAAAGAAGGGCGATGTTGTGAAAGCGGTTGTGGTACGTACCGTCAACAAGACCCGCCGTAAAGACGGTTCTTATATCAGATTTGATGAAAATGCTGCAGTCATCATCAAGGATGACAAGAATCCGAGAGGAACCCGTATTTTTGGACCGGTTGCGAGAGAGCTTCGTGATAAGCAGTTTATGAAGATCGTATCTCTGGCTCCGGAAGTATTATAA